A window from Manis javanica isolate MJ-LG chromosome 10, MJ_LKY, whole genome shotgun sequence encodes these proteins:
- the GPR146 gene encoding probable G-protein coupled receptor 146, which translates to MWSCSLLNGTAGGEGQQLCQHLHLVLSAFSLLYLAVGVPVGLGCNALLVLANLHEQSSMTMPDVYFVNMAMAGLVLSILAPMHLLGPTASAWALWGFSSEAHITVLVLFNVASLVTMYSTALLSLDCYIERALPRTYMSSVYNTRHVCGFIWGGALLTSFSSLLFYICSHVAARIAECSKMQDTEAADAIMVFIGYLVPTVAMLYALVLISRIQKEDTPLDQDAGRLDPSVHRLLVATVCMQFGLWTPHYLTLLGHTILTSRGKPIDGHALGTLLFAKDLSRLLAFSSSSAMPLLYRHINREFPSKLRRLVKKMHCGHQSCPPNQAALQQVTA; encoded by the coding sequence ATGTGGAGCTGCAGCCTGCTCAATGGCACAGCCGGGGGTGAGGGCCAGCAACTCTGCCAGCACCTCCACCTGGTCCTGTCCGCCTTCTCCCTGCTCTATCTGGCTGTTGGTGTCCCGGTTGGCTTGGGCTGCAACGCCCTGCTGGTTCTGGCAAACCTGCATGAACAGAGCAGCATGACCATGCCCGACGTCTACTTTGTGAACATGGCCATGGCAGGCCTGGTTCTCAGCATCCTGGCACCCATGCACCTGCTGGGCCCCACAGCCTCTGCGTGGGCCCTGTGGGGCTTTAGCAGCGAGGCCCACATCACAGTGCTGGTGCTGTTCAATGTGGCCTCCCTGGTGACCATGTACTCCACGGCCCTGCTCAGCCTGGACTGCTACATTGAGCGTGCTCTGCCACGCACCTACATGTCCAGCGTCTACAACACCAGGCATGTGTGCGGCTTCatctggggtggggccctgcTCACCAGCTTCTCCTCCCTGCTCTTCTACATCTGCAGCCATGTTGCCGCCAGGATTGCCGAATGTTCCAAGATGCAGGACACGGAGGCTGCAGATGCCATCATGGTGTTCATCGGGTACCTAGTGCCCACCGTGGCCATGCTCTATGCTCTCGTGCTCATCTCTCGGATCCAGAAGGAGGACACGCCCCTCGACCAGGATGCAGGGAGGCTGGACCCCTCAGTGCACAGACTTCTGGTGGCCACCGTGTGCATGCAGTTTGGGCTCTGGACACCTCACTACCTGACCCTCCTGGGGCACACGATCCTCACCTCGAGGGGGAAGCCCATTGATGGGCATGCCTTGGGGACACTGCTCTTCGCCAAGGACTTGTCCCGACTCCTGGCCTTTTCCAGCAGCTCTGCAATGCCGCTGCTCTACCGCCACATCAACAGGGAATTCCCTAGCAAACTCCGGCGGCTGGTGAAGAAAATGCACTGTGGGCATCAGAGCTGTCCCCCTAACCAGGCGGCTCTACAGCAGGTGACGGCATAG